ttattggtccttttcaaaaaaaactcaagaattataTTCCTTTTTTCATTAGGTGCTTTTAGACAATCGGGAGAAGACATACGCACATGCGTAATCGAGAAAATTGCCGACTTCCGGATTTTTCCGGACATCTACCTGGAACCGAGCATTCCGTGGACTCCGCAGTGCCAATGGGACGCGTCACTCGATCCGAAGCTCAACTCGAACCAAAAGGAGACGGTCGTCGCCATCACGACGCCCATTTCGGGCCTTTTGGCACCGGGAAGACGTACACGCTGGCGCAGGCCATCAGAAAGCTGCTGCTGTAGCCGGAGTTGAAGATTCTCATCGGTACGCACTCGAATTCGGCCACCGATTTGTACATCAAGGATTACCTGCACCCGTGGGTCGAGGAGGATGGTGGGGAAGAGGCCAAACCGTTGCGCGTTTACTACCACAAGCGCTGGGTCGCCACCGTCAACAGCATCGTCCAgaaggtgggggggggggggtctgagttgtgtttgtttgttacAATATTAACCCGAACATTATCTTTCAGTACTGTCTGATCGACCTGAACATCAACGTGCGCAACTTCTGGAGGCCAACCTTCGGCCAACATTTCGATGGAGCTGGCCTCGCTCGATCTGCCCACGGGACACTTAACGCACATCTTCCTGGACTAAGCGGACCAGGCCATGGAGTGCGAGGCGATCATGCCGCAGAAGATACGCATCGTGCTGGCCGGTGACCACATGTAAATGCCCCGAGGGCGAAaggtttgtttgaaaatgttattttcgtaTATTTTTCTAAACTCAATTTTGCCTCTTCCAGAACCCGCCAGCAGATCCATCCCCAGATGGCACAGCACTTGACGGCCAGCGGCAGACCGTTGATTCCACCGCCGATGAGGAGTCCGGTCCAGCAGTAGCAGCAACAGTAACAACAGCAGCAAATGCCTTATCTCCAGCAGCCGAAGCTAGCCCTTCCGAACTGCGGCCCATTCCCAGCCCCAACATCCACGCCATTAGCTGCACCAGAACCACATTCGCCCGGTGAtaggcggcggcggtggcggagGAGGTCCCATCAGCCCAAGTTCGTATCGTTCGGACTGTCTACCGACTTGACGGCATCGATTACGGCCTGTGTCTCCTCAGCAGCAACAGTAGCAGCAGGTTGTAGCGGCGGTGCACCAACAGCAATCGCTGCTTCATCAACAGCAGAGCCAGCAAATGTTTGGAGCGCTTCGGATGGATGCGGCACAGGCCGTGCAGCAGCAGTACCACGGTGGGGTCGTCGACAAACCAGGTCAGGCCGCAGCATGTGCACCATTCCAACCCGGCCGTCGTTACGGACTTTAACCACTTGCTACCGCCCAACATGAGCTTCCTGGATGTGGCTTTGCAGACGAAGGAGTTCCAGTATCTGTGGTTCATCAAGCTCGTTGAGACGCAGGGGTTGAAAGCGGCGAACATGTTAGCGGATATTTTGCGCCAGGTTCCGACTAGCGTCGACTCAACACCcgcatcaacagcagcagccgcaACTATCGTGTTCCGAGAGGCGTCGCCCTGACCGGTGTCCGCGAGGACTTTAGCAGTGCCAAAGAAGGTCGTGTGAGGTGTTCCCGCTGAACAAGCTGGCGGCGTTTCCGCCGGAGGAGATCCGGAACATTCTGTGCGGCGAGCAGAAACCCGTGTGAACCCGGGAGAACATAATGACATACACGAAATAGAAGCAATGGTCTCGAAGCACTCCACTTTATTGTAATTATTATCATATTGTGAAATCTGTATTTTCATTAATGTATtgtaaagaattttgaaataaataaacacaTTGTTCAATCTAACagttgaattgaaatttaatatCTCTTAGTAAGAATCCCAAAGAAAATCCAAAAACGCCCAAATATAGGCAATAGGCAATTTTTCACCCAGTGAAacgtttcaatttcaattttacacGAAATCCAGTTCGACCCCTCTTACACGAAAGTATGTAATCGAACTCGATTTCGTGTAATGCCTATCCTCCGTGTGCTGCTGGTTTTGACACGcacaattatttttgttttgatcgcGTCATTTCCAGCCCATGTTTTGAATTCCGGTTTTGGTTGGTTCATCTTCATTCATTATTCGAGTCGGAAAAACCTAAAAGCTAAACTTGCAATTCCTCCCCCGCAGCGACGTGATAATTGAACAGATAAATAACCATCCCGTGCCGGAACGAAGCGCGGAGGGCGTTAAAAAAGGCCAAAAGTCGATAAATGGCTTTTCCAGCCCAGCAAGGTACGATCTTTGTtggatttgtttgtttgtttgtttgtttgtttgttttttttttttttttttttttttttttttttttttttttttttttttttttttttttttttttttttttttttgatagtaatagtaatagtaattttatttggcaacgatatcctgttagttagactttttatcagggcaaggatatattttaaaataaatttgtttttcagcTGACGTTACCAAAAAAATTCTGGAagacattcaaaattcaaagaaacAACTGCTTCAAAAAGGTGTGACGTCAAACTCGGCCGGTCTTACGATACCTCAGGTAGGCGTCCGTTGTTTTAGAGGCGCTACTTTGTGATTATTAATATTCTCCGTAATTTCCAGTACATTCAAACTAACAATCAGTCTCAGCCCGGGCAGACTTTGGATTCGTCGATAAACGCAACCGCCAAGGCAGTGTGGACTCAGGCATCCAACAGCTCATACGGGTTTTTCATCGCACAGGATTCTTTGTTTGGTAACAGTATCATTCCGGTTTTGCCACGATTTGACAACGCACCGTCGTGCACTGGCGGTGTTGGAGCAAATCCTGTAGGATCCGGGAGTCAATCTTCAACCTCTGGAGCGAGTAAATAAGTTTTGCCGACAATGGCATGCCTtaagttaaaaaagtttgaagagTTTCTGCAAACGGTCGAAGGATTTGAGAAACCGAAAGTTTACTTGGAACAGTACGTAACCCCTTCGCATATTGCTGCTCACGCTCTTTATACAATTGAAACTAACTACGGCGACTTGGAAAATAAGCTTGTTTTGGATCTCGGATGTGGCCCGGGAATGCTGAGTATTGGTAGGTAGCGAAATAGGTTAtaagggatggaataatcgcaaaaaaaaatctttttcgcttgcgaactttcttcacccgcgaaagagagaggaggcaaatcacgcaaaagaaaattgcaCCCGAAATTCTGCAAggaaatcaatctgctgatgattttttgtgaattttctttTCAGCACcgcttcaaaatatttatttcactttgtttacacacattgcccatctacaaaatgtgacaggtcttTTTTTGACCtttgacgttacacttgcaagtgtagtagtcaaaaagatgttccgccgaataataaagatgatgatttttgcctacctcaccttactgaggaaaggctataaaatcactcgaaaaagcgaaattcttaatttgaccaacTAGACCCAACTTCACGTATGCATATCGACGCAGAATCAAATTctaagcaaatgtctgtgtatgtggtgagatgttgataaaaaaaattgcactggattattTCGGCacaggctgaaccgatttggaccgttttgatcttattcgatccgtcttagggtcccataagtcgctattgaaaattataatgtttagttaagtacttcaaaaattatgctaaaaaaaacgattttagcaaaagttcggagttttcaaaaagggtggtttttgtaagaaaccccgtcacaTTTTTAGGAAGGTAttttaaagacctttccaacgcatccgagacattgaaaatctggcaacc
This is a stretch of genomic DNA from Culex pipiens pallens isolate TS chromosome 1, TS_CPP_V2, whole genome shotgun sequence. It encodes these proteins:
- the LOC120429239 gene encoding rRNA N6-adenosine-methyltransferase METTL5 isoform X2; amino-acid sequence: MACLKLKKFEEFLQTVEGFEKPKVYLEQYVTPSHIAAHALYTIETNYGDLENKLVLDLGCGPGMLSIGY
- the LOC120429241 gene encoding SOSS complex subunit C homolog codes for the protein MAFPAQQADVTKKILEDIQNSKKQLLQKGVTSNSAGLTIPQYIQTNNQSQPGQTLDSSINATAKAVWTQASNSSYGFFIAQDSLFGNSIIPVLPRFDNAPSCTGGVGANPVGSGSQSSTSGASK